Proteins found in one Labeo rohita strain BAU-BD-2019 chromosome 11, IGBB_LRoh.1.0, whole genome shotgun sequence genomic segment:
- the LOC127172659 gene encoding keratin, type I cytoskeletal 15-like, which yields MSQFSMRTTTSVPRAVTSKSIITKTRSSNVAFPQKAHSVYGGGLGGSTRISTITSGGCYGGGYKGGYGGGYGGGYGGGYGGILIGGDSDLVQLNEKATMQNLNDRLASYLEKVRSLEAANASLERQIREYYEKKGPVAQRDYSPYWNTIKDLKDKIKNATINNANILLQIDNSKLAADDFRIKYEHELVMRQSVEADIANLRRLLDQTTLTKADLEMQIESLQDELAFMKKNHEEDLAALRSQLTGTVNVEVDAAPQQDLNRVLDEIRAHYENIIQKHRREQEDWFKDKTATFTKEVAISTETIQTSKTQISDLRRTLQGLEIELQSQLSMKAALENSLADTEARYSAMLASYQNQINVLECELSQVRASIEQQGREYAMLLDIKTRLEQEIATYRSLLENQDIKTQVPGAVVTTTIQKTQHSY from the exons ATGTCTCAATTCTCTATGCGTACCACCACTTCGGTTCCGAGGGCCGTGACCTCGAAGTCCATTATCACCAAGACTCGGAGCAGCAACGTGGCCTTTCCACAGAAAGCCCACAGCGTGTATGGAGGTGGTCTTGGAGGAAGCACTCGCATCTCTACAATCACATCTGGAGGTTGCTATGGTGGAGGGTACAAAGGAGGATACGGAGGAGGATACGGAGGAGGATACGGCGGAGGATATGGTGGAATCTTGATTGGAGGCGACAGTGACTTGGTCCAGCTGAATGAGAAGGCCACCATGCAGAACCTGAACGACCGTCTGGCATCCTACCTGGAGAAGGTGCGCTCACTGGAGGCTGCCAATGCCAGTTTGGAGAGGCAGATCCGTGAGTACTATGAGAAGAAAGGGCCAGTTGCTCAGAGGGACTACAGCCCCTACTGGAACACCATCAAGGACCTGAAGGACAAG ATTAAAAATGCTACCATCAACAACGCCAACATCCTCCTGCAGATTGACAACTCTAAACTGGCTGCTGATGACTTCAGAATAAA ATATGAGCACGAATTGGTCATGCGGCAGTCTGTGGAGGCTGACATCGCTAACCTGCGCCGCTTGCTCGACCAGACGACCCTGACAAAGGCCGACCTGGAGATGCAGATCGAGAGTCTGCAGGATGAACTGGCGTTTATGAAGAAGAACCACGAGGAG GACTTGGCTGCACTGAGGTCACAGCTGACAGGCACAGTGAATGTAGAGGTTGACGCTGCTCCTCAGCAAGACCTGAACAGGGTTCTGGATGAGATTCGTGCTCATTATGAGAACATCATACAGAAACACCGCAGAGAACAGGAAGACTGGTTCAAGGACAAG ACGGCAACTTTTACCAAAGAAGTGGCCATCAGCACAGAGACCATCCAGACATCCAAGACACAGATCTCAGATCTACGACGCACCTTGCAGGGTCTGGAGATCGAGCTACAGTCTCAACTCAGCATG AAAGCGGCACTGGAGAACTCATTGGCAGACACAGAGGCTAGGTACAGCGCCATGCTAGCAAGCTACCAGAACCAAATCAACGTACTGGAATGCGAGCTAAGTCAAGTGCGGGCTAGCATTGAGCAGCAGGGACGAGAGTACGCCATGTTGCTGGACATCAAGACTCGTCTGGAACAGGAGATCGCAACCTACAGGAGCCTCCTGGAAAATCAAGACATCAA gactCAAGTACCAG GTGCAGTTGTCACAACAACAATCCAGAAGACACAGCACAGCTACTAA